One Natrinema longum genomic window, ATAGCGCTTGCCTTCGGCCTGCTTGACCGAGGAGAGAGCGGTTCGAACCTCGCCGACCTTGGGGTCGTCGAGCACGTCCTCCCGCCCGAACAGTCGGACGGAACTCGCGAGGACCTCCTCGACGACGGCCAGCCGGTTCATCTTCAGCGTGGTCCCGGTGCTCGTGATGTCGACGATGGCGTCGGCCATCTCGACGTGGGGCGTGAGCTCCGTCGCCCCCGAAACCTCGACGATGTCGGGCTCGACGCCGGTATCCGCGAAGAAGTCCGCGGTGATGTTCGGGAACTCGGTCGCGACCGTTTTCCCCGCCAGATCCTCGAGGGTCGTGATGTCACCGTCTTCGGGTGCTGCCAGCACGAGTCGGCACCGGCCGAACTCGAGGTCGAGCAGTTCGGAGACGTTGTCGACGCGGGCCTCCTGTACCTGGTCGAACCCCGTAATCCCGAGATCGGCCGCGCCGTCGGCGACGTATTCCGGGATGTCGGCCGCGCGGGCGAACAGCACGGTCACGTCGGGGTCGACGGTATCCGCGTAGAGCTTTCGGTCGGCACCGTTCTCGAGGTGGAGCCCCGCCCGCTCGAGAAGGTCGATCGTCGGCTCGTGCAGGCGGCCCTTGTTGGGAACGGCGATTCGCATATGGCCAGTCTTCGGTATCGGCGGGCAATTGTCTTTTCATCCCGGGGATTCCTCCCCGCCGCATTGGATTCGCCGTATCGTACGGCTGCAGGGGGATACTCGGCGGCGGTACGGCGGTATAGCGTGGTGTCGGATGTTCCGGCTGCCCAAAAAGTGGTGAAAATCGTCGTCACGTCACTGGTTTTGAACGGTGCCGAGAAGTAGCCAGAAGAATACTGTTATCGAGGTTTTTGCTCGATTTGGCGATACACGAGACCTGGACCACGAACACGGTACCGTGTTTTTCACGGAGATAGTATGAGTATATTTTGGGTGCTCACTCGTTATCTCAAAAGAAAAACCATATCGTAGATTAAAAGAACTGTCGCTCCGAGCCCGATCGAGATGAGTATTGTCGTCACAGTGGTTGACAGCGAGGCAAAGACATGGAACTGTGAGAGGACCATGATTCCAAGCCAACTGAGTAGTTGATATTCTGACGTTGTGACCCCTATTGTATATCGGGCTATAATAATCAGAAGTGGAGCAACTATTGCAATCCCAAACACAATAGCATAATTCATATCTATTTTAAGATAATTTATGAAATTTTGTAGTTAGGAACTATTCGATCACAGAGATACAAAATCACTCACACCAAGGGAACGCAGTTGCTGTGACCTCCTCTGGATCGTCAAGATCAGTATTAGCAAATATGTATGCATAGCGGACACTACAATCCACAGCATCCTTAACAAAGTGGTTGATAGCACCGTAGATCGTGCATCCTGCCGTAACTACACCTGCGAACGCAACCGCTATCGGAGATGCAGCGACACCTACTCCGCTAAGTATGAGAGCTCCGACTCCTGATAATGATCCAAGGCTTACATAAACACAGGATTTCGTCAGATCGACCGTTGCGATATGCTCTTGTCCCTGGTTATTCATCGCCTCCTCGAGTTCTTCCGGCGGTTCACGTCCGTTAACGGGGCTAAAAACATCAACACCGAAGTCATACGCGTCGTCGCTGAGTTCACGAACTGTATCAACCTTATCGTCTGCTTCATTGTATGCCCAGTCAGATAGATCGCTGAATTTGTCTTCGCCGTGCTCTTTTAATTCTCTTCCTTCCTCAATAGCGTCGTCAATTAGGTCACGGACATCATCAAAGTCGGGAAGAGGATCAAAGATAGAACTAGGAGTAACCAAATCACTGTCGTGGTGTCCTAAGGCAGTGTGACTACTGGTGAATCCCTCTGATGTCTCAATCAAATCACTATCCGTATATAAGAAACCAACTACGACGTCGTCAACCTTAGCTTCGGCTTGTAGCTTCAATTCATCAGGATTATCGTCCGGTACGAAGGCAGTCAA contains:
- the hisG gene encoding ATP phosphoribosyltransferase, with protein sequence MRIAVPNKGRLHEPTIDLLERAGLHLENGADRKLYADTVDPDVTVLFARAADIPEYVADGAADLGITGFDQVQEARVDNVSELLDLEFGRCRLVLAAPEDGDITTLEDLAGKTVATEFPNITADFFADTGVEPDIVEVSGATELTPHVEMADAIVDITSTGTTLKMNRLAVVEEVLASSVRLFGREDVLDDPKVGEVRTALSSVKQAEGKRYLMMNVPRDRLEEVRDVIPGLGGPTIMDIADETDAESKVAVHAVVNERDVFETITEVKAAGASDILVTEIERLVE